One window of Gemmatimonadaceae bacterium genomic DNA carries:
- a CDS encoding MerR family transcriptional regulator yields the protein MRPTNASARAAPTARSVRFYVANGLLDHPEGTGTAATYNYRHLLQLLAIKIRQREGQSLEKIKEEMKDMTGDALERRIATSLAPALMSGADNTVEREDGNTYMWRRAPVADGIELHIREDSPAAREEAVIAMREAVRAALGRADIR from the coding sequence ATGCGGCCGACCAACGCGTCGGCCCGCGCGGCACCAACCGCACGCTCAGTCAGGTTCTACGTCGCGAACGGACTGCTCGATCACCCCGAGGGAACGGGTACTGCGGCCACGTACAACTATCGTCATCTGCTCCAGCTTCTCGCGATCAAGATCCGGCAACGCGAAGGCCAGAGTCTCGAGAAGATCAAGGAAGAGATGAAGGACATGACTGGCGACGCACTCGAGCGTCGCATCGCGACATCACTCGCTCCCGCCCTCATGTCCGGTGCCGACAACACCGTCGAGCGCGAAGACGGCAATACCTACATGTGGCGCCGGGCGCCCGTCGCCGACGGAATTGAGCTGCATATTCGCGAGGACAGCCCCGCCGCCCGCGAGGAAGCCGTCATCGCCATGCGCGAGGCGGTGCGCGCAGCTCTCGGACGGGCCGATATCCGGTAG
- the ligD gene encoding DNA ligase D: MTTLTRRAKSARQQLAEYRRKRDFAKTAEPSGSEPTSEADRLRFVIQKHAASHLHFDLRLELDGVMKSWALPKGPSTDPSVKRLAMQVEDHPIDYNTFEGTIPEGEYGAGTVMLWDTGRYTADGVAPEEAGHTIRTGYERGELKVTFFGSRMRGSWALVRTKLSRGRVTSSKPQWLFIKRRDEYASSNDVVAENMTSVTTGRTMEEIAEGRSKVWRGNRSKNDRKSTDFASLARELEPMYASIGVAIPGDGWTFEPKYDGVRVLAFVTAGEVSLITRNGKDKAAQFPEITDALQALAKKRKKDFVLDGEIVALINGKPGRFQKLQSRMHVKGSHVIARHRSSTPAALVLFDILAAGNDILLCELWTTRRARLVKELGKHTSSQIRITESGGGNGGRMLALARKQGWEGIIAKRTDSLYEPGVRTRAWLKLKIEFRQEFVVGGFTEPRKSRQHLGALLLGCFDHNRFIYVGHAGGGFTGAGLAEMYRRLKPLEQKNSPFEETPKTNERAHWVKPKVVVEVKFNEWTSDGRLRQPIYLGIRDDKKATDVGRESTSMQNKNGRTETTIRDSAASATSKPTARRRIYAQRTVASGSPAVKAPQRSGKPIALEKILAQLDEIQSGGGDGRLEIAPHASLDVTNLDKVFFPKKKLTKGDLMRYYVTVATLILPVMKDRPLVLKRFPDGVEGPSFFQQNAGEPPEVVHTEKIHAQDGSTNVRIIGGDLATLLYTVQLGSISVDPWHSRLQSLDHADYSIIDLDPGPRAPFSRVVEVAQWAHEAMDDLGLGGAIKTSGSTGLHIYIPLPPKTPNEAATLVARIIATRVSEAHPKAATIKRSVKARGATTVYVDYLQNVTGKTVAGAYSARANPDAMVSTPLAWDELANDLDPRDFTIESAPQWFAEVGDIWSAQLKKKNSLKALV; encoded by the coding sequence GTGACGACACTCACCCGTCGCGCTAAAAGCGCCAGACAGCAGCTCGCCGAGTATCGCAGAAAGCGCGATTTCGCGAAGACTGCCGAGCCTTCCGGGAGCGAGCCGACTTCCGAGGCCGACCGTCTCCGCTTCGTCATACAGAAACACGCCGCATCTCACCTTCACTTCGATCTTCGCCTCGAGCTCGACGGCGTGATGAAGAGCTGGGCCCTTCCGAAGGGACCGAGCACCGACCCTTCAGTGAAGCGACTGGCAATGCAGGTTGAGGATCATCCCATCGATTACAACACCTTCGAAGGGACGATTCCGGAGGGAGAGTATGGCGCTGGAACCGTGATGCTCTGGGACACTGGCAGATACACGGCAGACGGAGTCGCCCCTGAAGAAGCCGGGCACACAATCCGCACGGGCTATGAGAGGGGCGAGCTGAAGGTCACATTCTTCGGCAGCCGGATGCGCGGCTCATGGGCGCTGGTGCGAACCAAGCTTTCGCGCGGCAGGGTTACCTCGTCCAAGCCGCAGTGGCTTTTCATCAAGCGCCGAGACGAGTACGCATCGAGCAATGACGTCGTCGCGGAGAACATGACTTCCGTCACCACTGGACGCACCATGGAAGAGATCGCCGAAGGTCGGAGCAAAGTGTGGCGCGGCAACCGTTCGAAGAACGATCGAAAGTCAACGGACTTCGCTTCGCTCGCGCGCGAGCTCGAGCCGATGTACGCCAGCATCGGTGTGGCGATCCCCGGCGACGGGTGGACGTTCGAGCCCAAGTACGACGGAGTACGCGTGCTGGCCTTCGTCACCGCTGGTGAAGTTTCACTCATCACCAGGAATGGCAAGGACAAGGCGGCGCAGTTTCCGGAGATCACCGACGCGCTCCAGGCGCTGGCAAAGAAGCGAAAGAAAGATTTCGTGCTCGATGGCGAGATCGTAGCGCTGATCAATGGAAAGCCCGGACGCTTTCAAAAGCTGCAGAGTCGGATGCACGTGAAGGGATCACACGTCATCGCCCGGCACCGAAGCTCGACACCCGCAGCTCTCGTGCTTTTCGATATCCTGGCGGCCGGCAACGACATTCTCCTTTGCGAGCTGTGGACCACGCGGCGAGCCCGGCTCGTGAAGGAGCTTGGCAAGCACACCTCCTCTCAGATCCGGATAACTGAATCTGGTGGAGGTAACGGCGGCAGGATGCTCGCCCTGGCGCGGAAGCAGGGCTGGGAAGGGATCATCGCCAAACGCACCGACTCGCTCTATGAGCCCGGCGTTCGGACCCGCGCATGGCTCAAGCTCAAGATCGAGTTCAGGCAGGAGTTCGTCGTCGGCGGCTTCACCGAGCCCCGCAAGTCACGACAGCACCTCGGCGCACTTCTGCTCGGCTGCTTCGACCACAACCGTTTCATTTACGTCGGACATGCAGGTGGCGGGTTTACTGGCGCGGGGCTCGCGGAGATGTACCGTCGGTTGAAGCCGCTCGAGCAGAAGAACTCTCCATTCGAGGAGACGCCGAAGACCAACGAGCGCGCCCATTGGGTCAAGCCGAAGGTCGTGGTGGAGGTGAAGTTCAACGAATGGACGAGCGATGGAAGGCTTCGCCAGCCGATCTACCTCGGCATACGTGATGACAAGAAGGCGACAGACGTAGGACGCGAGAGCACCAGCATGCAGAATAAGAACGGAAGGACAGAGACAACGATCAGAGATTCCGCCGCGAGCGCCACGTCGAAACCAACTGCTCGCCGGCGTATCTACGCGCAGCGCACCGTCGCGTCGGGATCTCCCGCGGTGAAAGCCCCGCAACGCAGCGGAAAACCGATTGCGCTGGAGAAGATCCTCGCCCAGCTCGACGAGATTCAAAGCGGCGGCGGCGACGGCCGACTCGAAATCGCGCCCCATGCGAGCCTCGACGTCACCAATCTCGACAAGGTCTTCTTTCCGAAGAAGAAGCTCACGAAGGGCGATCTAATGCGGTACTACGTCACTGTCGCGACACTGATCCTTCCGGTCATGAAGGATCGCCCGCTCGTGCTAAAGCGGTTTCCCGATGGCGTTGAAGGCCCTTCGTTCTTTCAGCAGAACGCCGGAGAGCCGCCCGAGGTCGTTCACACCGAGAAGATTCACGCGCAGGACGGCTCGACGAATGTCCGAATCATCGGGGGTGACCTCGCAACGCTGCTCTACACAGTGCAGCTCGGCAGTATTTCGGTGGATCCATGGCATTCGCGGCTCCAGTCGCTCGATCATGCAGACTACAGCATCATCGATCTGGATCCGGGACCGCGGGCTCCGTTCAGCCGCGTCGTCGAGGTAGCGCAATGGGCACACGAGGCGATGGACGATCTGGGGCTTGGTGGCGCTATCAAGACGTCCGGTTCCACAGGACTCCACATCTACATTCCGCTTCCGCCGAAGACGCCCAACGAGGCGGCGACGCTGGTCGCGCGGATCATCGCCACCCGCGTGAGCGAGGCGCATCCGAAGGCTGCCACCATCAAGCGATCGGTGAAGGCGCGGGGTGCTACGACGGTGTACGTGGACTACCTGCAGAACGTCACCGGGAAGACCGTCGCCGGGGCCTACTCCGCCCGAGCCAATCCCGATGCCATGGTGTCGACGCCCCTCGCATGGGACGAGCTTGCCAACGACCTCGATCCCCGTGATTTCACAATCGAGTCTGCGCCACAGTGGTTCGCTGAAGTCGGCGACATATGGAGCGCTCAGTTGAAGAAGAAGAATTCCCTGAAGGCGCTGGTCTAG
- a CDS encoding oxidative damage protection protein: MADVTCSRCGQTREGFEKPPFPGPIGARVVSETCRQCWADWGKQQTMLINHYGLDVMDPQARSFLTRNMSAFLFKTGAGSEIDTSKQGTISH; this comes from the coding sequence GTGGCTGACGTTACCTGCTCGCGCTGCGGGCAGACTCGGGAAGGGTTCGAGAAGCCGCCGTTTCCGGGACCCATCGGCGCGCGTGTCGTAAGCGAAACCTGTCGCCAGTGCTGGGCGGACTGGGGCAAGCAGCAGACGATGCTCATCAACCATTACGGGCTGGACGTGATGGATCCGCAGGCCCGTTCGTTCCTCACGCGGAACATGTCCGCATTCCTGTTCAAGACAGGAGCCGGGTCGGAGATCGACACGAGCAAGCAGGGAACCATCTCGCACTGA
- a CDS encoding glycoside hydrolase family 3 N-terminal domain-containing protein, with protein MRLKSLLILVAAVAAGCTTAGSASPGNRPPPVSRSEWADSVLASLTLREKTAQMVWPTVLGDYASGDSPQWQRLSGYIRKDKVGGFTISVGSPTELAVKLNAMQEMSLVPLLFGADLEAGAGFRARGGYFIPNAIDLGGAVVFPPEMAIGATGDTLLAYQQGRLTALEGRALGIHIAYAPVLDVNNNPANPVINTRSYGEDPAMAAQLGAAFIRGVQANGMIATGKHFPGHGDTGTNSHLALPVVTVSRSRLDSVELVPFRAAINSGVGAIMSFHGAMPALDSSGVPGTLSQKVLTGLLRNELQFKGIIISDAMDMAGVLEQYGAVEAAKRAVTAGVDILIQPLDVTQTIDAVVAGVKEGRFTEARLDESVRRILQAKRELGLDRRKLVSLDSLRFIVGDSSHAAMARRAAERSITLVKDSLGEVPLALSGNPRVLSVTVGRRADLSAGVAFNGELRSGARNLRAEFLASEDPAADYTRIERAADSADVTVVSSYVGQNWDAVSASAPQALASFIGRLTTRGKRPIVVSFGNPYLLQQIPWVPTYVVAWGGFPLSQTAAARALLGKNVIGGKLPISIPLENRIVPRGTGIVRAARDR; from the coding sequence ATGCGGCTCAAGAGCTTGCTGATACTTGTGGCGGCGGTTGCTGCTGGTTGTACGACGGCCGGTTCGGCAAGCCCCGGGAACCGACCGCCGCCGGTATCACGGTCCGAATGGGCCGACTCGGTTCTGGCGAGTCTCACGCTTCGCGAAAAGACCGCCCAGATGGTCTGGCCAACGGTTCTCGGCGACTACGCTTCGGGCGACTCGCCCCAGTGGCAGAGGCTTTCCGGCTACATCCGGAAGGATAAGGTTGGCGGCTTCACGATATCGGTCGGTTCTCCGACCGAGCTCGCGGTAAAGCTGAACGCGATGCAGGAGATGAGCTTGGTGCCGCTGCTGTTTGGAGCGGACCTCGAAGCCGGCGCCGGCTTCCGCGCGCGGGGCGGATATTTCATTCCCAATGCGATCGATCTCGGCGGCGCCGTCGTGTTTCCGCCGGAAATGGCGATCGGTGCTACGGGAGATACGCTTCTCGCGTACCAACAGGGGCGGTTGACGGCCCTGGAAGGCCGGGCGCTCGGGATTCACATCGCCTATGCGCCGGTTCTGGACGTAAACAACAATCCGGCGAACCCCGTCATCAACACCAGGTCCTACGGCGAGGACCCGGCGATGGCGGCGCAGCTCGGGGCGGCATTCATCCGGGGCGTTCAGGCGAACGGTATGATAGCGACGGGCAAGCATTTCCCTGGTCACGGGGACACCGGAACTAATTCGCATCTTGCCCTTCCTGTCGTCACTGTGAGCCGAAGCAGGCTCGATAGTGTCGAACTGGTACCATTTCGCGCGGCCATCAACAGCGGCGTTGGCGCGATAATGTCATTTCACGGCGCGATGCCCGCGCTCGACTCCTCTGGTGTTCCCGGAACGCTCTCGCAGAAGGTTTTAACGGGACTTCTTCGCAACGAGCTGCAGTTCAAGGGCATCATTATTTCGGACGCGATGGACATGGCTGGTGTGCTCGAGCAGTACGGCGCCGTTGAAGCGGCGAAGCGGGCCGTGACGGCCGGGGTAGATATCCTGATTCAGCCGCTCGATGTCACGCAGACGATTGACGCGGTGGTGGCGGGTGTGAAGGAAGGCAGGTTCACGGAAGCGAGACTCGACGAATCCGTGCGGCGGATTCTGCAGGCCAAGCGGGAACTAGGTCTCGACCGCCGGAAGCTCGTAAGCCTCGATTCACTCCGCTTCATAGTTGGAGACAGCTCGCATGCCGCAATGGCGCGCCGCGCCGCGGAGCGGTCGATCACGCTAGTGAAGGATTCGCTTGGAGAAGTGCCACTGGCACTGAGCGGCAACCCTCGTGTTCTCTCTGTAACTGTGGGGCGCCGGGCCGATCTCTCTGCGGGAGTGGCGTTCAACGGCGAGTTGCGGAGCGGAGCGCGAAATCTGCGCGCGGAGTTTCTCGCCTCCGAAGATCCGGCGGCCGACTATACCAGGATCGAGCGCGCCGCCGATTCGGCAGACGTGACGGTTGTGAGCTCTTATGTAGGCCAGAACTGGGACGCGGTATCGGCGAGCGCTCCACAGGCCTTGGCGTCGTTCATCGGGCGGCTCACGACAAGAGGGAAGCGGCCGATAGTAGTGAGTTTCGGCAATCCGTATCTGCTACAGCAGATACCATGGGTCCCGACCTATGTCGTGGCGTGGGGCGGGTTTCCGCTTTCGCAGACAGCCGCGGCACGGGCGCTTCTCGGAAAGAATGTAATTGGGGGGAAGCTGCCGATCTCGATTCCGCTGGAGAATCGCATCGTTCCCCGCGGCACGGGAATCGTCAGAGCGGCGCGCGACAGATAA
- a CDS encoding phospholipase D-like domain-containing protein, with the protein MSILKYSLLTVVVILALIMVLIGALSVTRGATVRTVIARGDREGPPRVSDPLFPRTIELFTGTHIDAGNRVEILLNGEGTYPLLWKDLASAKKTITVQMYYSQPGAVADTMAKYLAERARAGVRVLLLLDTFGSQPLTKEWVSGLTAAGVRVAWLRPLKWYTLHRATQRSHVRVVVVDGRVGYTGGFGLADYWLGDGLHEDQWRETNVRFHGPTVAGLQAAFASGWAETTGELLTGDVFFPSISFEDGGNVNAGLMHSLPTIGSTPAERFLALTIAGSRKSLYIANSYFIPNDDFCELLILAAKRGVDVRVLTVSDKTDLKSTWYASRALYEKLLEGGVKIYEYSPTMMHAKTIVVDGLWSSIGSMNFDNRSIAFNNEAQIVALDAGVGTKMDEIFMNDLKYSQEMKLETFRKRPWTGKVLEWGAEKLRRVL; encoded by the coding sequence ATGAGCATCCTGAAATACAGTCTCCTCACCGTCGTGGTGATTCTCGCGCTGATAATGGTTCTGATCGGGGCGCTCTCTGTAACCCGGGGCGCGACGGTCCGGACAGTCATCGCCAGAGGAGACCGCGAAGGACCGCCCCGGGTGAGCGATCCGCTGTTTCCCCGCACGATCGAGCTCTTCACGGGCACTCACATAGACGCCGGCAACAGGGTCGAGATTCTTCTCAATGGCGAAGGAACCTACCCGTTGCTTTGGAAGGACCTGGCTTCGGCGAAGAAAACGATCACGGTGCAGATGTACTACTCGCAGCCCGGCGCGGTCGCCGACACGATGGCGAAGTATCTGGCGGAGCGGGCGCGAGCCGGGGTGCGAGTGCTCCTGCTGCTCGACACGTTCGGCTCGCAGCCACTGACGAAGGAATGGGTGAGCGGGCTGACGGCCGCCGGAGTAAGGGTCGCGTGGCTGCGTCCGCTCAAATGGTACACGCTTCACAGGGCGACACAACGGTCGCACGTCCGCGTGGTGGTCGTGGACGGACGAGTCGGCTACACCGGCGGATTCGGCCTGGCGGACTACTGGCTCGGCGACGGTTTGCACGAAGACCAATGGCGGGAGACCAACGTGCGCTTTCACGGTCCGACGGTAGCGGGGCTTCAGGCTGCGTTCGCTTCCGGCTGGGCGGAGACCACCGGTGAGCTTCTGACTGGTGACGTTTTCTTTCCGTCTATCTCCTTCGAGGACGGAGGGAACGTCAACGCCGGACTGATGCACAGCTTGCCGACAATCGGGAGCACTCCCGCCGAGCGCTTCCTGGCGCTCACGATCGCGGGGTCACGCAAGAGCCTGTACATCGCGAACTCCTATTTCATCCCGAACGACGATTTCTGCGAGCTGTTGATACTCGCCGCAAAGCGGGGCGTAGACGTACGGGTGCTGACCGTGAGCGACAAGACAGACCTCAAGAGCACGTGGTACGCGAGCCGCGCACTTTACGAGAAGCTCCTCGAAGGAGGAGTGAAGATCTACGAATACAGTCCGACCATGATGCACGCGAAGACAATCGTGGTGGACGGCCTGTGGTCGTCGATCGGTTCGATGAACTTCGACAACCGGTCGATCGCGTTCAACAACGAAGCGCAGATCGTAGCGCTCGATGCCGGCGTGGGCACGAAAATGGATGAGATCTTCATGAACGATCTCAAGTATTCGCAGGAAATGAAGCTGGAAACGTTCCGCAAGCGGCCCTGGACGGGAAAGGTGCTCGAGTGGGGCGCGGAGAAGCTGCGGCGGGTGCTCTAG
- a CDS encoding S41 family peptidase: MSNRRRFLLFGIIAAPLIAGGFVAQDRSATDGARLLDQVLTIVSGRFVDSVDAAALYEKAARGLVHELNDPYSVLLSPKELATFTAQTGGKYGGVGMEIGEVQGFITVQRVFPHTPAEQAGVIEGDRIIQVDTANTRGWSTAQVSDVLKGRPGTKVAVKFMRTGVAELIPVTFTRASVRIPAVPYTIMLDGKVGYIPLQQFNETATAELEASIKRLSGEGAKGLVLDLRGNGGGYLEQSATVANLFLKKGLEVSSVRGRAGFREVLYATDNPTAPEIPLVVLTDGRTASASEIVAGALQDHDRAVIVGTTSFGKGLVQTVYPLDGGYALKMTTAKWYTPSGRSIQKERKLLPDGSFVEVLSDSMETDSVRKSRPRFKSDAGRIVYGGGAVTPDVIVQPDTLTTTEQKLLNALAPKAQVVRSTLINYAVEQKGNVQPNFVVLKAWRDEFYNRLVAQGVKVDKAQFEAGGSEIDRLLGSSIARIAFGDSTAKRRDIADDAQLRRSLELLKRGQTQRDLFAVALQPTTASTNR, encoded by the coding sequence ATGTCCAACCGTCGCAGGTTTTTGCTCTTCGGAATTATCGCCGCCCCCTTGATCGCGGGCGGTTTCGTCGCGCAGGATCGTTCCGCCACCGATGGAGCGCGGCTCCTCGACCAAGTCCTGACGATCGTGTCGGGACGCTTTGTGGACAGTGTCGACGCAGCGGCGCTTTACGAAAAGGCCGCTCGCGGACTGGTCCATGAGCTCAACGATCCCTATTCCGTTCTGCTCTCCCCGAAAGAGCTCGCCACCTTCACCGCCCAGACCGGCGGTAAGTACGGCGGCGTCGGAATGGAGATTGGCGAAGTCCAGGGGTTCATCACCGTTCAGCGTGTATTCCCTCACACGCCAGCCGAGCAGGCCGGCGTGATCGAGGGTGACCGGATCATCCAGGTGGACACCGCCAACACGCGCGGCTGGTCCACGGCACAGGTCTCCGATGTCCTCAAGGGGCGTCCCGGCACCAAGGTCGCCGTGAAGTTCATGCGCACGGGTGTCGCCGAGCTGATCCCGGTGACGTTCACTCGCGCGAGCGTCCGCATACCGGCCGTCCCCTACACTATCATGCTCGACGGCAAGGTTGGCTACATCCCGCTTCAACAGTTCAACGAGACTGCAACCGCAGAGCTGGAAGCTTCGATCAAGCGCCTCTCCGGTGAGGGAGCGAAAGGACTTGTTCTTGATCTCCGCGGCAATGGCGGCGGATACCTGGAGCAGTCGGCTACCGTTGCCAACCTCTTCCTGAAGAAGGGACTGGAGGTCTCCAGCGTTCGAGGGCGCGCCGGCTTCCGGGAAGTGCTCTACGCGACCGATAATCCGACGGCCCCGGAAATTCCGCTCGTCGTTCTCACCGACGGCCGCACTGCATCGGCCTCGGAGATCGTCGCTGGCGCTCTTCAGGACCACGACCGCGCGGTGATCGTCGGCACCACCTCGTTCGGAAAAGGGCTCGTCCAGACTGTCTATCCTCTCGATGGCGGCTACGCCCTCAAGATGACGACGGCCAAGTGGTATACGCCGAGCGGCCGGTCCATCCAGAAAGAGCGCAAGCTTCTTCCCGACGGATCGTTCGTCGAGGTTCTCTCCGACTCGATGGAGACTGACTCGGTCCGGAAGTCCCGGCCCAGGTTCAAGTCCGACGCCGGCCGTATCGTCTATGGCGGCGGCGCTGTGACTCCTGACGTCATCGTCCAGCCGGACACCCTCACCACGACAGAGCAGAAGCTGCTCAACGCTCTTGCCCCCAAGGCGCAGGTCGTTCGCTCGACACTGATCAACTACGCCGTCGAGCAAAAGGGGAACGTGCAGCCGAACTTCGTCGTCTTGAAGGCATGGAGAGACGAGTTCTACAATCGCCTCGTCGCTCAGGGCGTGAAGGTGGACAAGGCGCAGTTCGAGGCCGGCGGATCGGAAATAGATCGCCTGCTTGGCTCGAGCATCGCCCGAATCGCTTTCGGAGATTCCACCGCAAAGCGGCGTGACATCGCCGACGATGCGCAACTGCGCCGCTCTCTCGAGCTGCTAAAGCGGGGCCAGACCCAGCGCGATCTGTTCGCCGTCGCTCTTCAACCCACTACGGCATCGACGAATCGCTGA
- a CDS encoding cold-shock protein, with amino-acid sequence MARITGTVKWFNDAKGFGFISREGGPDVFVHFSAISGSGFKSLAEGDKVEFEVVEGQKGPQAANVTKA; translated from the coding sequence ATGGCACGCATTACCGGCACAGTGAAGTGGTTCAACGACGCGAAGGGATTCGGGTTTATCTCCAGAGAAGGCGGCCCCGATGTCTTCGTCCACTTCAGCGCAATCTCCGGCTCGGGTTTCAAATCCCTTGCTGAGGGGGACAAGGTGGAGTTCGAAGTAGTTGAGGGACAGAAAGGCCCCCAGGCCGCGAACGTCACTAAGGCCTGA
- a CDS encoding replication initiator protein A: MNRAIYLDRALEALPIFRLSDSADESTITYSPASGGRWRVLPSPGDRVPGTFDQDVYVEILHRYCEAGFPNDGTVTFTLHSFLRSIGRRVDGRTYEQLRSALNRLERTILESSGVYVSARNSAPLDDRFTILSSVAIERRRLADREQFTFFPVLTASEPGDARVVISPLLRENIAAGCTVTLSSPLYQSLSSPVARRLYRLMEVAREGGMVTWRVPLEELAQQLPLAQRYPSHLQRVLQPAHEMLVATGVVRSAVFRQVSRDWLVDYTLASRNV, encoded by the coding sequence GTGAATCGGGCCATCTATCTGGACCGGGCTCTCGAAGCCCTTCCCATTTTCCGTCTCAGCGATTCAGCTGATGAGTCGACGATAACATACTCACCGGCTTCAGGCGGACGCTGGCGGGTACTGCCGTCTCCCGGCGATCGCGTCCCTGGCACGTTCGATCAGGACGTGTACGTCGAGATACTGCATCGCTACTGCGAAGCAGGGTTCCCGAATGACGGGACTGTCACCTTCACCCTGCACTCGTTCCTTCGTTCCATCGGAAGAAGGGTCGATGGGCGGACCTACGAACAGCTCCGCTCCGCGCTGAACAGACTTGAGAGAACCATCCTCGAATCTTCCGGAGTCTATGTCTCGGCCCGAAACTCCGCGCCATTGGACGACCGCTTTACTATCCTGAGCTCCGTCGCGATCGAGCGTAGACGCCTCGCCGACCGTGAGCAGTTCACCTTCTTTCCCGTGCTTACCGCCTCCGAGCCGGGCGATGCCCGGGTCGTCATCTCCCCACTGCTACGCGAAAACATTGCCGCGGGGTGTACGGTCACGCTTTCTTCTCCCCTCTATCAGTCGCTTAGCAGCCCCGTGGCGCGGCGGCTTTACCGCCTGATGGAGGTCGCACGCGAAGGTGGAATGGTGACCTGGCGCGTGCCCCTCGAAGAGCTCGCACAACAGCTCCCGCTCGCCCAGCGCTATCCATCTCATCTGCAGCGCGTTCTCCAACCGGCACACGAGATGCTTGTCGCTACCGGTGTGGTGCGCAGCGCTGTCTTCCGGCAGGTCAGCCGCGACTGGCTCGTTGACTACACGCTCGCGAGCCGCAACGTATAG
- a CDS encoding stomatin-like protein, with product MISLAVIAALAALIVFKSFKIVGQAEVMVVERLGRFHRVARSGLNILLPFIELPRTIDVRYFESDVTGIKRVTAGHTSRIDLREQVLNFPSQPVITKDNVTIDIDAVIYYRVADPQKATYSVQNLPYALETLTRTTLRNIVGEMELDSTLGSRDVINRRMREVIEEASIGWGVDVTRVELQAIEPPRDIQQSMELQMRAERERRAAVTNAEAGKRAAILEAEGVRESQVRRAEGEKDASVLRAQGLATARLAMAEAEAEAIRRIAAALPEGQAAMYLLGMKYLEALPTLAQGKNSTIFLPAEAAGVMGAIGGLRELVARAAIPAHRSEIEQPVPAPDAPRKLT from the coding sequence TTGATTTCCCTCGCCGTCATTGCCGCTCTTGCGGCCCTCATCGTCTTCAAGTCCTTCAAGATCGTCGGACAGGCGGAGGTGATGGTGGTGGAGCGGCTGGGCCGCTTTCATCGAGTCGCGCGATCGGGCCTCAATATTCTGCTTCCTTTCATCGAGTTGCCACGAACTATCGACGTTCGCTACTTCGAAAGCGATGTTACCGGTATCAAGCGCGTTACCGCCGGGCACACTTCGCGCATTGATCTTCGCGAGCAGGTGCTGAACTTCCCGAGTCAGCCGGTAATCACCAAGGACAACGTCACCATAGACATTGACGCTGTCATCTACTACCGCGTAGCCGACCCGCAAAAGGCAACGTACTCGGTGCAGAACCTTCCCTACGCACTCGAGACGCTGACGCGAACGACACTACGCAACATCGTCGGCGAAATGGAGCTCGATTCGACACTCGGCAGCCGCGACGTGATCAACAGGCGCATGCGCGAAGTGATCGAGGAAGCATCCATCGGATGGGGAGTGGACGTGACACGTGTGGAGCTTCAGGCGATAGAGCCGCCGCGCGACATTCAACAGTCCATGGAGTTGCAGATGCGCGCGGAACGCGAGCGGCGTGCCGCCGTCACGAACGCCGAAGCCGGAAAACGCGCAGCGATTCTCGAAGCCGAAGGTGTCCGCGAATCGCAGGTTCGCCGCGCCGAAGGCGAGAAGGATGCCTCGGTTCTCCGCGCGCAGGGCCTGGCCACCGCTCGTCTCGCGATGGCCGAAGCGGAAGCCGAGGCGATTCGGCGGATCGCTGCCGCACTTCCCGAAGGGCAGGCCGCGATGTACCTGCTCGGCATGAAGTATCTCGAGGCACTTCCCACTCTCGCGCAGGGAAAGAATTCGACGATCTTCCTGCCCGCCGAAGCCGCCGGCGTGATGGGAGCGATCGGCGGACTGAGAGAATTGGTGGCGCGTGCTGCCATACCGGCGCACAGGAGCGAGATCGAACAGCCTGTTCCAGCTCCCGATGCGCCGCGGAAGTTGACTTGA